In a single window of the Jaculus jaculus isolate mJacJac1 chromosome 9, mJacJac1.mat.Y.cur, whole genome shotgun sequence genome:
- the Abracl gene encoding costars family protein ABRACL yields the protein MNVDHEVNLLVEEIHRLGSKNAEGKLSVKFGVLFRDDRCANLFEALVGTLKAAKRRKIVTYPGELLLQGAHDDVDIILLQE from the exons ATGAACGTGGATCATGAAGTTAACCTCTTAGTGGAGGAAATTCATCGTTTGGGTTCAAAAA ATGCAGAGGGAAAGTTAAGTGTGAAATTCGGGGTCCTCTTCCGAGATGACAGATGTGCCAACCTCTTTGAAGCACTGGTGGGAACTCTGAAAGCTGCAAAGCGAAGGAAGATTGTGACCTACCCGGGAGAGCTGCTGCTGCAGGGCGCGCATGACGACGTCGACATCATCCTCCTGCAGGAGTAA